One Prunus dulcis chromosome 8, ALMONDv2, whole genome shotgun sequence DNA window includes the following coding sequences:
- the LOC117612228 gene encoding U3 small nucleolar RNA-associated protein 18 homolog produces MSLISQNVPSAFKANKTKRDDVDEPSFLQGNDDNGNGNQSNLDIMKTKKRKKAHKEEDEKVAIEQEKEMKKLENFLFGAIYSPLEFGKEDEEEVGDAVDKGSLFFVDRSASSVLSVHEEDGELSEEETRQRKPVWVDEEEEKTNINIAKVNRLRKLRKEEDESLISGSDYVSRLRAQHAKLNPGTEWAQLDPQLRNSRYSDDESSDDENGVAVARGYKGVDAVDDLLRTNEDLVVKSSAKLLPGLLEYSVLVHANAEEPSKGPINSVQFHRNGQLLLTAGLDRRLRFFQIDGKRNTKIESIFLDDCPVRKASFLPDGSQVIIAGRRNFFYSFDLVKAKVDKIGPLVGREEKSLEVFEVSPDSSTIAFVGNEGYILLVSSKTKELIGTLKMNGTVRSLAFADDGKQLLSSGGDGQVYHWDLRTGACLHKAVDEGCINGTSLCTSPNGALFAAGSDSGIVNIYNNEEFLGGKRKPIKTIENLTTKVDFLKFNSDAQILAICSSMKKNSLKLIHVPSFTVFSNWPPQKKALHYPRCLDFSPGGGFMAVGNAAGKVLLYKLHHYHHA; encoded by the coding sequence ATGAGTTTAATATCACAGAATGTTCCTTCGGCTTTTAAAGCCAACAAGACTAAAAGGGATGATGTTGATGAGCCTTCATTTCTGCAAGGGAATGATGACAATGGAAATGGAAATCAATCTAACTTAGATATTATGAAAACGAAGAAGCGAAAGAAAGCACACAAGGAGGAGGATGAGAAAGTGGCTATTGAGCAAGagaaggaaatgaagaagCTGGAAAACTTTTTGTTTGGAGCCATTTATTCCCCACTTGAGTTTGGAAAGGAGGATGAGGAAGAAGTTGGAGATGCAGTGGATAAAGgttctttgttctttgtggaCCGTTCGGCCAGTAGTGTGCTCTCGGTGCATGAAGAGGATGGAGAGTTATCGGAAGAGGAAACTAGGCAAAGGAAACCTGTCTGGGTGGATGAGGAAGAGGAAAAGACCAATATAAATATTGCTAAAGTTAACAGATTAAGGAAGCTGAGGAAGGAGGAGGATGAGAGTTTGATTTCTGGTTCAGATTATGTCTCAAGATTGAGGGCTCAACATGCTAAGCTGAACCCTGGGACAGAATGGGCTCAGCTTGATCCACAGTTGAGGAACAGTAGATATTCTGATGATGAATCATCAGATGATGAAAATGGGGTAGCAGTGGCCCGTGGCTACAAGGGTGTAGATGCTGTTGATGATCTCCTTCGAACAAATGAGGATCTTGTTGTGAAGAGCAGTGCAAAATTGTTGCCTGGACTTCTTGAATATTCAGTACTTGTACATGCAAATGCAGAGGAACCTTCTAAAGGACCAATAAATTCAGTGCAGTTTCATAGAAATGGGCAGTTGCTTCTTACTGCTGGATTGGATCGGAGGCTTAGGTTTTTTCAGATTGATGGCAAGCGCAATACTAAAATAGAGAGCATCTTTCTTGATGACTGTCCTGTTCGGAAGGCGTCCTTTTTGCCTGATGGCTCTCAGGTTATTATAGCTGGAAGGAGGAACTTCTTTTACAGCTTTGACTTGGTGAAGGCAAAAGTTGATAAAATAGGTCCCTTGGTTGGTCGAGAGGAGAAAAGCTTGGAAGTTTTTGAGGTTTCCCCTGATTCTAGTACAATTGCCTTTGTGGGAAATGAAGGTTATATCTTGTTGGTTTCGtctaaaacaaaagaattgaTTGGGACATTAAAGATGAATGGAACCGTTCGTTCTTTAGCTTTTGCCGATGATGGGAAGCAATTGTTGAGCTCTGGTGGAGATGGACAGGTTTACCACTGGGATCTCAGAACAGGGGCTTGCCTCCATAAGGCTGTTGATGAAGGTTGTATAAATGGTACATCTCTTTGTACATCTCCAAATGGAGCATTGTTTGCTGCTGGTTCAGACAGTGGGATTGTCAATATTTACAACAATGAGGAGTTTTTGGGTGGCAAGAGAAAACCAATCAAGACCATCGAGAATCTTACGACAAAAGTAGATTTTCTGAAGTTCAACAGCGATGCTCAAATATTGGCTATTTGTTCGAGCATGAAGAAGAACAGCTTAAAGTTGATACATGTTCCATCATTTACTGTTTTCTCAAACTGGCCTCCGCAGAAGAAGGCCCTTCACTATCCCCGCTGCTTGGATTTTAGCCCTGGTGGAGGTTTCATGGCTGTAGGAAATGCTGCTGGAAAAGTGTTATTGTACAAGTTGCACCATTACCATCATGCATAG
- the LOC117612178 gene encoding phospholipase A1-Igamma2, chloroplastic, which produces MAISIYSTLLPFPKLTVSSRKYHPFGGSNPSNLTIPTTSTVTTKALHSKTSDSLTSIITELEKESLNKDDQNQRQEDINTTHHERRLSDVWRELHGQDDWVGLLDPMDPLLRSELIRYGEMAQACYDAFDFDPFSKYCGSCRFVRRSFFPSLGMAHHGYHVSRYLFATSNINLPNFFKKSRWPKVWSKNANWIGYIAVSDDETTARLGRRDISIAWRGTVTRLEWIVDLMDFLKPVSGNKIPCPDPTVKVESGFLDLYTDKDETCRYSTFSAREQILTEIKRLVEEYSGEELSITITGHSLGSALAILSSYDITEMGLNVTADGQVVPVSVLSFSGPRVGNVRFKERLESLGVKVLRVVNVHDVVPKSPGLFFNEHVAPRLMKLAEGLPWSYSHVGVQLELDHKNSPFLKQTSDPVCAHNLEAHLHLLDGYHGKGHRFVLASGRDPALVNKASDFLKDHYLVPPYWRQDENKGMVRSKDGRWIQPERPKLDDHPEDIHHHLKQLGLASDH; this is translated from the exons ATGGCCATTTCCATATACAGCACTCTCCTCCCCTTCCCAAAACTCACCGTTTCGAGCAGAAAATACCATCCCTTTGGAGGCTCAAACCCATCAAACCTCACCATCCCAACAACCTCCACCGTCACCACCAAGGCGCTCCACTCAAAAACCAGCGACTCCTTGACCTCCATAATCACCGAGCTCGAAAAAGAAAGTCTCAACAAAGACGATCAGAATCAACGACAAGAAGATATTAACACTACCCACCACGAGCGCCGTCTCTCCGACGTATGGCGGGAGCTCCACGGCCAAGACGACTGGGTCGGGTTACTCGACCCGATGGACCCGCTTCTGCGATCCGAGCTCATCCGCTACGGCGAGATGGCCCAGGCCTGCTACGACGCCTTCGACTTCGACCCCTTCTCCAAGTACTGCGGCAGCTGCCGCTTCGTCCGCCGCAGCTTCTTCCCGTCTCTGGGCATGGCCCACCACGGCTACCACGTGTCACGCTACCTCTTCGCCACGTCAAACATCAACCTCCCCAACTTCTTCAAGAAGTCGCGCTGGCCAAAAGTCtggagcaaaaacgccaaCTGGATCGGATACATCGCCGTTTCGGACGACGAAACGACAGCCCGTTTAGGCCGGCGCGACATCAGCATCGCGTGGCGGGGCACCGTGACCCGACTCGAGTGGATCGTGGACTTAATGGACTTTTTAAAGCCCGTTTCCGGGAATAAGATTCCCTGCCCGGATCCGACCGTCAAAGTCGAATCCGGTTTTCTGGATCTTTACACCGATAAAGACGAGACGTGCCGATATTCTACGTTTTCGGCGAGGGAACAGATTTTAACGGAGATCAAGCGATTGGTGGAGGAGTATTCCGGCGAGGAATTGAGCATTACGATCACCGGGCACAGCCTCGGGAGCGCGCTGGCGATTTTGAGCTCGTACGATATAACGGAAATGGGTTTGAACGTGACGGCGGACGGTCAGGTCGTGCCCGTATCCGTTTTATCGTTCTCGGGTCCTCGGGTAGGGAACGTGCGGTTTAAGGAGCGGCTTGAGTCGCTGGGGGTGAAGGTGTTGAGGGTTGTGAACGTTCATGACGTGGTGCCTAAATCGCCTGGGCTGTTCTTTAATGAACACGTGGCGCCGCGGCTGATGAAGTTGGCGGAGGGCTTGCCGTGGAGCTACTCGCACGTCGGGGTCCAGCTTGAGTTGGATCATAAAAACTCACCGTTTTTGAAGCAGACGAGTGATCCTGTTTGTGCGCATAATTTGGAGGCTCACTTGCATTTGCTTGACGG ATACCATGGGAAAGGCCATAGATTTGTGCTAGCGAGTGGAAGAGACCCAGCATTGGTGAACAAAGCCTCTGATTTCTTGAAAGATCATTACTTGGTTCCACCTTACTGGAGGCAAGATGAGAACAAGGGCATGGTGAGGAGCAAGGATGGCCGTTGGATCCAGCCCGAACGCCCGAAACTCGATGATCACCCTGAAGACATACACCACCATCTCAAACAATTAGGCCTTGCCTCCGATCATTAG